A part of Halobacillus shinanisalinarum genomic DNA contains:
- a CDS encoding NAD(P)/FAD-dependent oxidoreductase translates to MKVGKQKLVLIGNGMAGVRCVENILREDNESFDITIFGSEPHANYSRIMLSSLLQGETTFDDIMIHSHNWYLENNIRLFSGETVTEIDKEKKMVKTDKCRQVQYDKLIIATGSSPVMLPLQGIEKEGVISFRTIEDCQTMMQMAKTYKTAVVIGGGLLGLEAARGLLNIGVKVNVVHISSYLMERQLDQDASRMLQEELESQGMNFLFDKESEEIVGEERVERVRFKDGSEIETDLVVMAVGVRPNIQLAQDSGIETNRGILVDDFLSTHSPDIYAVGECAEHEGMVYGLVNPLYEQGAVLAKHLCRKSTSGYAGSVLSTQLKISGVDVFSVGQFTAEGSTKAIHYKNEIEAVYKKIYFRGIKSLVLCYLEIREKLPIY, encoded by the coding sequence ATGAAAGTAGGAAAGCAAAAGCTTGTGTTAATTGGAAATGGCATGGCGGGTGTACGTTGTGTAGAGAACATTCTTAGAGAAGATAATGAGTCCTTTGACATTACAATTTTCGGAAGCGAACCACATGCTAACTATAGTAGAATTATGCTTTCCTCCCTATTACAGGGGGAAACGACGTTTGATGATATTATGATTCATTCACATAACTGGTACTTGGAAAATAATATTCGGCTCTTTTCTGGTGAAACAGTAACGGAAATTGATAAAGAAAAGAAGATGGTAAAAACCGATAAATGCAGGCAAGTGCAATATGACAAACTAATTATAGCTACAGGATCTTCCCCGGTTATGTTACCACTCCAAGGTATAGAAAAAGAAGGAGTAATATCCTTCCGTACTATAGAGGATTGCCAAACAATGATGCAAATGGCAAAAACGTATAAAACAGCAGTAGTTATAGGTGGGGGGTTGTTAGGTTTAGAAGCTGCAAGAGGGCTGTTAAATATTGGAGTAAAAGTGAATGTAGTCCATATCTCCAGTTATTTAATGGAAAGACAACTGGATCAAGATGCATCGCGGATGCTCCAAGAGGAATTGGAAAGTCAAGGCATGAACTTCCTTTTTGATAAAGAATCTGAGGAAATTGTTGGAGAAGAGCGTGTGGAGAGGGTCCGTTTTAAAGATGGTTCAGAAATAGAAACAGACCTTGTTGTTATGGCTGTTGGGGTAAGACCAAATATTCAATTAGCACAAGACAGTGGGATCGAGACAAACCGAGGCATCCTCGTTGATGACTTTTTGTCTACCCATTCTCCCGATATATATGCGGTTGGAGAGTGTGCAGAGCATGAGGGAATGGTTTATGGGCTGGTCAACCCCCTTTATGAACAAGGGGCTGTTTTAGCTAAGCATTTATGCAGAAAGAGTACCTCAGGATACGCCGGCAGTGTTCTTTCTACCCAATTAAAAATATCTGGGGTCGATGTTTTTTCTGTGGGTCAATTTACTGCAGAAGGGTCAACTAAAGCCATTCACTATAAAAATGAGATTGAAGCTGTTTATAAAAAAATTTATTTCCGGGGAATAAAGTCATTGGTGCTGTGCTATTTGGAGATACGCGAGAAGCTTCCAATCTACTAG
- a CDS encoding MerR family transcriptional regulator gives MADNYKSKKVISIGVVKELTGLSERQIRYNEQRKLIFPERTANGTRKYSFSDVETLVEIAEKREEGVQSFEIRKEMLKDKQKKEGESQMRRKMIRGQLNAHFRAND, from the coding sequence TTGGCGGATAACTATAAAAGTAAAAAGGTGATTTCTATAGGGGTAGTCAAGGAATTGACAGGGCTTTCAGAACGCCAAATTCGGTATAATGAACAACGAAAGCTGATCTTTCCAGAGCGAACGGCAAACGGAACACGCAAATATTCTTTTTCGGATGTGGAGACATTGGTGGAAATTGCCGAAAAGCGGGAAGAAGGAGTTCAATCTTTTGAAATTAGAAAAGAAATGCTAAAAGATAAGCAAAAGAAAGAAGGGGAATCTCAGATGCGTAGAAAAATGATTCGCGGTCAATTAAATGCGCATTTTCGTGCGAACGACTAG
- a CDS encoding MerR family transcriptional regulator has translation MNNDIPYDEATFPISVVKDLTLLSGRQIRYYEEQGLVKPGRNKGNWRIYSNNDIKKLKEIKRLIDQGLNIAGIKAMLKNRRND, from the coding sequence ATGAACAACGACATCCCTTATGATGAAGCAACTTTTCCAATTAGTGTAGTCAAAGATTTGACCTTGTTGTCTGGAAGGCAAATCCGATATTACGAGGAGCAAGGACTTGTTAAACCAGGAAGAAATAAGGGGAACTGGCGTATTTACTCAAACAATGATATTAAAAAATTAAAAGAAATTAAACGATTAATCGATCAAGGGCTCAACATTGCGGGCATAAAAGCAATGCTTAAGAATCGTAGAAATGATTAA
- a CDS encoding exonuclease domain-containing protein translates to MIMDQVIQFIKQLSGRSDGFTSLSSQTDPEKIAYMRDLQRELKTKDVLDSTFDELKVVVFDLETTGFYPYKGDRILSIGAVKMEGDRILEETFYSPVYSASAPSEEIQRLTGITKDILENAATLHDVLKEFYQFIKSDALVAHHANHEKQFMKHATWMALKKSFQHRIIDTSFLTEVAEPESRLFTLDECCAHYGIKIDKRHHALHDAVATAKLWAECVREMQTLGFSNLKEVYTHIATLK, encoded by the coding sequence ATGATTATGGATCAGGTGATTCAATTCATAAAACAGTTGTCTGGGAGATCGGATGGCTTTACATCGTTATCAAGCCAAACAGATCCAGAGAAGATTGCTTATATGAGAGATTTACAGCGTGAATTAAAAACCAAAGATGTCTTAGATAGTACATTTGATGAATTAAAAGTGGTTGTGTTTGATTTAGAAACGACAGGGTTCTATCCGTATAAGGGGGATCGGATTTTATCGATTGGCGCCGTCAAGATGGAGGGGGATCGCATTCTGGAAGAAACCTTTTATTCACCTGTTTACAGTGCTTCTGCCCCTTCCGAAGAAATTCAACGTTTGACAGGAATAACGAAAGACATTCTTGAAAATGCGGCCACGCTTCATGACGTGTTGAAAGAATTCTATCAATTTATTAAGAGTGATGCGTTAGTTGCACATCATGCTAATCATGAGAAACAATTTATGAAGCATGCAACTTGGATGGCGTTAAAGAAAAGTTTTCAACACCGCATCATAGATACATCTTTTTTGACAGAAGTAGCTGAACCGGAGTCAAGGTTATTTACACTTGATGAATGTTGTGCTCATTACGGAATTAAGATTGACAAGAGGCACCATGCTCTACATGATGCTGTCGCTACAGCGAAACTGTGGGCCGAATGTGTCCGTGAAATGCAAACATTAGGCTTTTCTAATTTGAAAGAAGTATATACACACATCGCTACTTTAAAATGA